The Sphingosinicellaceae bacterium genome includes the window AAGAAATCACCAGATCTAGAGCGATGTGTTTTCAAGAAAACGCGAAACCTCAAAACACCATCAACGATGAGTTAAGTTGTTTCCGGCTAAGATACGACAAGATCACGAAATCCTGGCTTCTAAATGAGAGAGCCCCTTTGAGAAAGGGGGTCGCGCTAAGCGTCGCCGAAACGGACTCGATCCGGATAACGGTGCCTGATCGCGCGAGAATGGGGTTTCGCGATGTGTTCGATTTCAAGCGGAGGCGTTGGTGCGGGCGATTGAAGCTGACTGGATCTGCAAATCCTTGCTTGCGCTGGGGCCTGAAAAAGCCTCGCCGGTGGCAAATCTCGGTTCCTCGACCGGGTGGTTCCGATCGGTAAAAAAGCCGCATATCGAACAGCGTCTGCTGAAGCCGCTCCGGGACGCCGGCTTCGAAATCCTTCATGTCGATCTCAAGGAAGCCGAGGGCGTCGACCTGGCGGGCGATCTTTATGATGAGACTGTAAGGACGATGCTCCAGAGCCGAGGATTCCGCTCGGCGATTTTTTCGAACGTGCTCGAACATGTCCCCGACCCAGCGACACTCGCGGCCATGACGGAGGAAATCGTGGCGCCAGGGGGATATCTGCTGGTGACGGTCCCGCGGGCGTACCCCTATCATCCCGACCCGATCGATACGCTGTTCCGTCCGACGCCTGACGAACTCGTTGCACTTTATCGCCACTGCGACGCACTCGAGACGGTAGTCCTTACCGATGGTACGCCCTTTGATGACGAGCGAGCGCTCGGCCTTGCACACGTGGCCTTGATGCCGGTGCGGTGGGCGTGGCTGATCGGGAGCGGGCTGTGGCGACCGCAGATCGCACGGGCGTGCATAGCGCGCATCATGCACATGCTCCGGCCGGTGGCGGTGACGTGCGCGTTGCTGCATCGACATCGCCCCGCCTGACGGAGGCTGCTTCGCTCCACGGCATGCCATCGTGGCGACCTTTACGGCGGGCCAGAAGACGGTTTCCCGACTGGCCGCCACAGAGTCTGAAAGTCGTCACAATACGAGAATGGCCATATGGCGAAAGTCTTAACATCGGTACTTTTTGTTAGTACTATGACGCAACGATTTGAAAAGCTGCTGGACTAGTATTTATTTATCGTCAGA containing:
- a CDS encoding class I SAM-dependent methyltransferase, yielding MRAIEADWICKSLLALGPEKASPVANLGSSTGWFRSVKKPHIEQRLLKPLRDAGFEILHVDLKEAEGVDLAGDLYDETVRTMLQSRGFRSAIFSNVLEHVPDPATLAAMTEEIVAPGGYLLVTVPRAYPYHPDPIDTLFRPTPDELVALYRHCDALETVVLTDGTPFDDERALGLAHVALMPVRWAWLIGSGLWRPQIARACIARIMHMLRPVAVTCALLHRHRPA